In the genome of Pelagibacterium nitratireducens, one region contains:
- a CDS encoding ABC transporter ATP-binding protein — MTTLTAGRQRSRGDARAHVAAAHSGKNRRPLLRIALLAFRHHWQVAIAVVATIVAALLQLSIPRLLGQAIDQAQNILSVSSQDAERALWASAITLLVVSILRGVFTLLQNYFAESVGHHVGYELRLAFYDKVQRLPYAYHDKVHSGDLITIGLLDLDGIRMFFSTGLIRVVLLTILIGVGAWMLISTDIVLGLLALSFVPFVAWRSSVAQLTLRKTWLTLQEKLSVLTRIMEENLGGIRVVRAFSGQKHELKKFDTASDDALGLAHQRTNIRVKNTSMMTFSFFAAMGLVLWVGGNKVIAGEISVGTLASFLTFMTILQMPVRQLGLMVNSFARASTCGTRFFAFIDAPVDIRDKPGATDLAVTDGTLSFEHVGFTYDGAAHPTLKDVSFTARKGQTIGIVGAPGSGKSTLAHLIARFYDVSEGSIKIDGQDVRHVTLKSLRTSVAVVQQDTFLFTTTIENNIAYGNPWAKETRIEKAAESAQLHNYIMGLPADYDTVVGERGVSLSGGQRQRLSIARSLVLKPAVMVFDDSTAAIDAGTEHRIRSAIRRFAKDRITIIIAHRLSSLMDADTIFFLEDGAIAERGTHDELLALGGRYRALYDLQTRPTEDIELKEAGQ; from the coding sequence GTGACCACCCTCACGGCTGGCCGGCAGCGTTCGCGTGGCGACGCCAGGGCCCATGTTGCAGCCGCCCATTCCGGCAAGAATCGCCGGCCCCTGCTGCGGATCGCCCTTCTGGCCTTCCGCCACCACTGGCAGGTGGCGATCGCCGTCGTCGCGACCATTGTCGCCGCCCTGCTCCAGCTTTCGATTCCCCGCCTTCTCGGCCAGGCCATCGATCAGGCGCAAAATATCCTTTCGGTCTCCAGCCAGGATGCCGAACGGGCCCTCTGGGCCAGCGCCATCACCCTGCTCGTCGTCTCGATCCTGCGCGGCGTTTTCACCCTGCTCCAGAACTATTTCGCGGAATCGGTGGGCCATCACGTTGGCTATGAGTTGCGCCTGGCCTTCTACGACAAGGTCCAGCGCCTCCCCTATGCCTATCACGACAAGGTCCATTCGGGCGATCTGATCACCATCGGCCTGCTCGATCTCGACGGCATCCGCATGTTCTTTTCGACCGGCCTGATCCGCGTCGTCCTGCTCACCATCCTGATCGGTGTCGGCGCCTGGATGCTGATTTCGACCGATATCGTGCTCGGCCTTCTCGCACTCAGCTTTGTCCCCTTCGTCGCCTGGCGCTCCTCGGTGGCCCAGTTGACCCTGCGCAAGACCTGGCTGACCCTGCAGGAAAAGCTCTCGGTGCTCACCCGCATCATGGAAGAAAACCTCGGCGGCATCCGCGTCGTCCGCGCCTTTTCGGGCCAGAAGCACGAGCTCAAAAAGTTCGATACCGCCTCCGACGATGCCCTGGGCCTTGCCCATCAGCGCACCAACATCCGGGTGAAAAACACCTCGATGATGACCTTTTCCTTCTTTGCCGCCATGGGGCTGGTGCTCTGGGTGGGCGGCAACAAGGTCATCGCCGGCGAAATCAGCGTGGGCACTTTGGCCAGCTTTCTCACCTTCATGACCATCCTGCAGATGCCGGTGCGTCAGCTCGGGCTGATGGTCAATTCCTTTGCCCGCGCCTCGACCTGTGGCACGCGCTTTTTTGCCTTCATCGACGCCCCCGTGGATATCAGGGACAAGCCCGGCGCCACCGATCTTGCCGTCACCGACGGCACGCTCAGCTTCGAGCATGTGGGCTTCACCTATGACGGTGCCGCCCACCCCACCCTCAAGGACGTCAGTTTCACCGCCCGCAAGGGCCAGACCATCGGCATCGTCGGCGCCCCCGGCAGCGGCAAATCCACCCTCGCCCATCTGATCGCCCGCTTTTACGACGTCTCAGAAGGCAGCATAAAGATCGACGGCCAGGATGTCCGCCACGTGACGCTGAAATCCCTGCGTACCAGCGTGGCTGTCGTGCAGCAGGATACGTTCCTCTTCACCACCACGATCGAAAACAACATCGCCTACGGCAACCCCTGGGCCAAGGAAACCCGCATCGAAAAGGCCGCCGAAAGCGCCCAACTCCATAACTACATCATGGGCCTGCCCGCCGATTACGATACCGTCGTCGGCGAACGCGGCGTCTCGCTCTCGGGCGGCCAGCGCCAGCGCCTTTCCATCGCCCGCAGCCTGGTTCTCAAGCCCGCCGTCATGGTGTTCGACGATTCCACCGCCGCGATCGACGCCGGCACCGAACACCGCATCCGCTCGGCCATCCGCCGCTTTGCCAAGGACCGCATCACCATCATCATCGCCCACCGCCTCTCTTCGCTCATGGACGCCGACACCATCTTCTTCCTCGAGGACGGCGCCATCGCCGAGCGCGGCACCCATGACGAACTGCTCGCGCTGGGCGGCCGCTACCGCGCCCTCTACGATCTCCAGACCCGGCCCACCGAAGACATCGAACTAAAAGAGGCCGGACAATGA
- a CDS encoding methyl-accepting chemotaxis protein yields MVSKLSVKFRVYGAFGVLMGCLVLVGLAGQFGVQAMSGLLDGYQKSAAKTQEINDYVRDLEAARRLNFDFRLSPSAETAEALVVMIEDVATNDADGLAHFAGDPEALATIGEVEVLAQQYLTAAEEMIAAQEAMNVTAQVAAARTLDELGPQMQSLYDRLSDQVTDQQNALGARIDGEQSYYMTILIAEIVAALLIGTVCAFAMGRWLSGAISGMTAMMRRLADGDFNTDISGSEREHELGQMAKALQVFRSNGQAMEAAEAERLLNARTAAERAEMMERFQTAFDAVIEACVAGDFTKRITETFGDEDIDRVAANFNAMLETVNAGLGEAGHVLSALARTDLTQRMEGQYQGAFAALRDDTNSVAEKLTEIVAQLKTTSRGLKTATGEILAGANDLSERTTRQAAAIEETSAAIEQMTFTVKGNADKAEIAYGKSQAAAELANAGGTVMVKATTAMERITTSSGKISNIIGMIDDIAFQTNLLALNASVEAARAGDAGKGFAVVAVEVRRLAQSAASASAEVKALIEQSANEVDGGSKLVAEAASKLSDILAAVRENSELMQGISEANREQTTAIGEVRTAVQQMDEMTQHNAALVEETNAAIEQTEAQASELDRVVEIFTIDKNTAIASETAAPQARKPEVAKAARSYLTQGNAALKDDWSEF; encoded by the coding sequence ATGGTTTCGAAACTCAGCGTTAAATTCAGGGTTTATGGCGCCTTTGGCGTTCTCATGGGATGCCTTGTACTTGTCGGTCTGGCTGGCCAGTTCGGTGTGCAGGCGATGAGTGGACTTCTCGACGGATACCAGAAAAGTGCCGCCAAGACCCAGGAAATCAACGATTATGTTCGCGACCTCGAGGCCGCGCGGCGGCTCAATTTCGACTTCCGGCTCTCTCCGTCCGCAGAGACGGCCGAAGCATTGGTGGTCATGATCGAAGATGTGGCCACCAACGACGCCGACGGGCTTGCCCACTTTGCCGGTGACCCGGAGGCGCTGGCCACGATCGGTGAAGTCGAAGTGCTCGCCCAGCAATACCTGACCGCCGCCGAAGAGATGATTGCCGCCCAGGAGGCGATGAATGTCACGGCGCAGGTCGCCGCAGCACGCACGCTCGATGAGCTGGGCCCGCAGATGCAGTCGCTTTACGACCGTCTGTCCGACCAGGTTACCGATCAGCAGAATGCGCTGGGCGCGCGGATCGACGGCGAGCAAAGCTATTACATGACGATCCTGATCGCCGAGATCGTTGCGGCGCTGCTGATCGGCACCGTGTGCGCGTTTGCGATGGGCCGCTGGCTCTCGGGCGCGATTTCGGGCATGACAGCGATGATGCGGCGTCTGGCCGATGGCGATTTCAATACCGACATTTCGGGAAGCGAGCGCGAGCATGAGCTGGGCCAGATGGCCAAGGCGCTGCAGGTGTTCCGCTCCAACGGGCAGGCCATGGAAGCGGCGGAGGCCGAGCGGCTGCTCAATGCCAGGACCGCCGCAGAGCGGGCCGAGATGATGGAGCGGTTCCAGACGGCGTTCGACGCGGTGATCGAGGCCTGTGTTGCAGGCGATTTTACCAAGCGGATCACCGAGACCTTCGGCGATGAAGACATCGACCGTGTGGCGGCCAATTTCAACGCGATGCTCGAAACGGTCAATGCGGGGCTGGGCGAGGCGGGGCATGTGCTTTCGGCGCTGGCCCGGACCGATCTGACCCAGCGCATGGAAGGCCAGTATCAGGGCGCCTTTGCGGCGCTGCGTGATGACACCAATTCGGTTGCCGAAAAGCTGACCGAGATCGTGGCGCAGCTCAAGACGACGTCGCGCGGCCTCAAAACGGCAACCGGCGAAATCCTGGCCGGAGCCAACGATCTGTCGGAACGCACGACGCGGCAGGCGGCGGCGATCGAGGAGACCTCGGCAGCTATCGAGCAGATGACCTTTACGGTCAAGGGCAACGCCGACAAGGCCGAAATCGCTTATGGCAAGAGCCAGGCGGCGGCCGAACTCGCCAATGCGGGCGGCACGGTGATGGTCAAGGCAACGACGGCGATGGAGCGCATCACGACGTCTTCGGGCAAGATCTCCAACATCATCGGCATGATCGACGACATCGCTTTCCAGACCAACCTTCTGGCGCTCAACGCTTCGGTGGAAGCGGCGCGGGCCGGGGATGCGGGCAAGGGCTTTGCCGTTGTCGCCGTCGAAGTGCGCCGGCTGGCACAATCGGCGGCGTCCGCATCGGCGGAGGTCAAGGCGCTGATCGAGCAAAGCGCCAATGAAGTCGATGGCGGATCGAAACTGGTGGCTGAGGCCGCGTCCAAGCTCAGCGATATCCTGGCGGCGGTTCGGGAAAATTCCGAACTGATGCAGGGAATTTCCGAAGCCAACCGCGAGCAGACAACGGCGATTGGCGAAGTGCGGACCGCCGTCCAGCAGATGGACGAGATGACCCAGCACAATGCGGCGCTGGTCGAGGAAACCAACGCGGCGATCGAGCAGACCGAGGCGCAGGCTTCCGAACTCGACCGGGTGGTGGAGATTTTCACTATCGATAAAAACACCGCGATTGCCAGCGAAACCGCCGCGCCGCAAGCGCGCAAACCTGAAGTGGCCAAGGCGGCGCGCTCGTATCTGACGCAGGGCAATGCCGCGCTCAAGGATGACTGGTCGGAGTTCTAG
- a CDS encoding iron-siderophore ABC transporter substrate-binding protein translates to MRIAIRTVLVLSMCGVPAGPALAQDFPVTIAHAYGQTTIEAQPERVATWAWGNTDAVLSLGVKPVAIPFISYGGGDNGIHPWAEEALDAMGGEMPAILAEGDEPPYEQILAADPDIIIAAYSGITEEQYERLSQIAPTIAYQDAAWSAPWQDVTLTVGQALGQAEEAETLVAETEQFVADTVAQHEGLAGTTFIGLNDYDGSLAIYAGLDSRVKFLTDLGLVYAPSLDALGGDDENFYFSVSYENADQLVSDILVSYYENQSDSDAFFAEPYIARLSQTQAGAYASIVGIEQVAAVSPPSALSLRWGLEDYVAQLAAAAEKAE, encoded by the coding sequence GTGAGGATTGCAATCAGAACAGTGTTGGTGCTGTCGATGTGTGGTGTGCCGGCAGGCCCGGCGCTGGCGCAGGATTTTCCGGTGACCATCGCGCACGCCTATGGGCAGACCACCATCGAGGCGCAGCCCGAGCGTGTTGCGACATGGGCGTGGGGAAACACGGACGCGGTCCTCTCACTGGGCGTCAAGCCGGTGGCCATTCCGTTCATTTCCTATGGCGGTGGCGATAACGGCATCCACCCCTGGGCGGAAGAGGCACTGGACGCGATGGGCGGAGAAATGCCCGCTATCCTGGCCGAGGGCGACGAGCCGCCTTACGAACAGATCCTGGCGGCTGATCCCGACATCATCATTGCGGCCTATTCGGGAATCACCGAGGAGCAGTACGAACGGCTGAGCCAGATCGCGCCGACCATCGCCTATCAGGATGCTGCCTGGAGCGCGCCATGGCAGGATGTGACCCTTACGGTGGGGCAGGCACTGGGGCAGGCCGAGGAGGCCGAGACGCTGGTGGCAGAGACCGAGCAATTTGTCGCCGACACCGTCGCCCAGCATGAAGGGCTGGCGGGCACCACATTTATCGGGCTCAACGATTATGACGGCTCGCTGGCCATCTATGCCGGGCTCGACTCGCGGGTGAAGTTCCTGACCGATCTGGGACTGGTCTATGCGCCGAGTCTGGATGCGTTGGGCGGGGACGACGAGAATTTCTATTTCTCGGTCAGCTATGAAAATGCCGACCAACTGGTCTCGGACATTCTGGTTTCCTATTATGAAAACCAGTCAGATTCCGATGCGTTCTTTGCCGAGCCCTACATTGCGCGTCTGTCCCAGACTCAGGCGGGGGCCTATGCGTCGATCGTGGGGATCGAACAGGTGGCCGCCGTCTCGCCGCCTTCAGCGCTTTCCTTGCGCTGGGGACTTGAAGACTATGTCGCGCAACTGGCGGCAGCCGCCGAGAAGGCCGAGTGA
- a CDS encoding septal ring lytic transglycosylase RlpA family protein encodes MKFIKPAVLVAALTLGAFPLATSAINAQDTIAIVQTLSGTASWYGGKFHGRKTANGETYNQHALTAAHRYLPFGTEVVVTNSNNGESVVVRINDRGPFTGGRIIDLSREAANRIDMINSGTAKVTVEVIG; translated from the coding sequence ATGAAATTCATCAAGCCTGCAGTGCTGGTTGCAGCACTCACTCTTGGAGCTTTCCCCCTCGCCACCTCAGCCATCAACGCACAGGACACGATAGCCATCGTTCAGACCCTGTCAGGCACCGCATCATGGTATGGCGGCAAGTTCCACGGCAGAAAAACCGCCAATGGCGAAACCTACAACCAGCACGCATTGACCGCTGCCCACCGCTACCTGCCGTTCGGCACCGAAGTGGTGGTGACAAACAGTAACAATGGCGAAAGCGTCGTGGTTCGCATCAATGATCGCGGCCCCTTCACCGGTGGACGCATCATCGATCTCTCGCGTGAAGCGGCCAACCGGATTGACATGATCAATTCGGGCACCGCCAAGGTTACCGTCGAAGTCATCGGCTGA